One window of Cucurbita pepo subsp. pepo cultivar mu-cu-16 chromosome LG19, ASM280686v2, whole genome shotgun sequence genomic DNA carries:
- the LOC111782169 gene encoding plant cysteine oxidase 2-like isoform X1, with amino-acid sequence MTTETRAVDRGSIRIGHVNKVQYVKRDIKKRKCRRMKRSVPVVPMALQELFVSCRDVFKGPGTVPLPCDVDKLCRILDNMKAEDVGLSSNLQFFNPNVQVKGSSPRVTCTTIYKCDNFSLCIFFLPATGVIPLHNHPGMTVFSKLLLGKMHIKSYDWVDPTNTDDPAQPRQKRLAKLKTDSVFTSPCSTSVLYPTTGGNIHSFTAVTPCAVLDVIGPPYSMEDGRDCSYYKEHPYASFPNSDVALTEEEGEGHGWLEEIEVPENSHMDGIEYLGPQIIDT; translated from the exons ATGACGACGGAAACGAGAGCGGTGGATCGAGGGAGTATTAGAATTGGGCATGTGAATAAGGTTCAGTATGTGAAAAGGGATATTAAGAAGAGGAAATGTAGAAGGATGAAGCGGTCTGTTCCAGTGGTTCCTATGGCGCTTCAGGAACTCTTTGTTTCTTGCAGGGATGTGTTCAAAGGCCCTGGAACCGTTCCATTGCCTTGTGATGTTGATAAGCTCTGTCGCATTCTTG ATAATATGAAGGCAGAAGACGTTGGACTTAGTAGTAATTTGCAGTTTTTCAATCCCAATGTTCAAGTCAAAGGATCATCCCCTAGAGTAACATGCACTACCATATACAAGTGTGACAATTTCTCG TTatgcatcttcttcctcccagCAACTGGTGTAATCCCTTTACACAACCATCCAGGAATGACTGTTTTCAGTAAACTTCTGTTGGGGAAAATGCACATCAAATCATATGATTGG GTCGATCCAACGAACACCGACGATCCTGCCCAACCTCGTCAAA AAAGATTAGCAAAGCTGAAGACCGACTCCGTCTTCACCTCGCCCTGCAGTACCTCTGTTTTGTACCCAACAACAGGAGGCAACATCCACTCGTTCACTGCTGTAACGCCATGTGCGGTGCTCGATGTGATCGGACCTCCTTATTCCATGGAGGACGGTCGAGATTGTTCATATTATAAGGAACATCCCTATGCCTCGTTCCCAA ATAGTGACGTGGCACTGACAGAAGAAGAGGGTGAAGGACATGGATGGTTAGAAGAGATTGAGGTACCAGAAAACTCCCACATGGATGGAATAGAATACTTAGGACCTCAGATTATTGACACTTAA
- the LOC111782169 gene encoding plant cysteine oxidase 2-like isoform X2, producing the protein MTTETRAVDRGSIRIGHVNKVQYVKRDIKKRKCRRMKRSVPVVPMALQELFVSCRDVFKGPGTVPLPCDVDKLCRILDNMKAEDVGLSSNLQFFNPNVQVKGSSPRVTCTTIYKCDNFSLCIFFLPATGVIPLHNHPGMTVFSKLLLGKMHIKSYDWVDPTNTDDPAQPRQKRLAKLKTDSVFTSPCSTSVLYPTTGGNIHSFTAVTPCAVLDVIGPPYSMEDGRDCSYYKEHPYASFPNSDVALTEEEGEGHGWLEEIEVPENSHMDGIEYLGPQIIDT; encoded by the exons ATGACGACGGAAACGAGAGCGGTGGATCGAGGGAGTATTAGAATTGGGCATGTGAATAAGGTTCAGTATGTGAAAAGGGATATTAAGAAGAGGAAATGTAGAAGGATGAAGCGGTCTGTTCCAGTGGTTCCTATGGCGCTTCAGGAACTCTTTGTTTCTTGCAGGGATGTGTTCAAAGGCCCTGGAACCGTTCCATTGCCTTGTGATGTTGATAAGCTCTGTCGCATTCTTG ATAATATGAAGGCAGAAGACGTTGGACTTAGTAGTAATTTGCAGTTTTTCAATCCCAATGTTCAAGTCAAAGGATCATCCCCTAGAGTAACATGCACTACCATATACAAGTGTGACAATTTCTCG TTatgcatcttcttcctcccagCAACTGGTGTAATCCCTTTACACAACCATCCAGGAATGACTGTTTTCAGCAAACTTCTATTGGGGAAAATGCACATCAAATCATATGATTGGGTCGATCCAACGAACACCGACGATCCTGCCCAACCTCGTCAAA AAAGATTAGCAAAGCTGAAGACCGACTCCGTCTTCACCTCGCCCTGCAGTACCTCTGTTTTGTACCCAACAACAGGAGGCAACATCCACTCGTTCACTGCTGTAACGCCATGTGCGGTGCTCGATGTGATCGGACCTCCTTATTCCATGGAGGACGGTCGAGATTGTTCATATTATAAGGAACATCCCTATGCCTCGTTCCCAA ATAGTGACGTGGCACTGACAGAAGAAGAGGGTGAAGGACATGGATGGTTAGAAGAGATTGAGGTACCAGAAAACTCCCACATGGATGGAATAGAATACTTAGGACCTCAGATTATTGACACTTAA